One stretch of Centroberyx gerrardi isolate f3 chromosome 13, fCenGer3.hap1.cur.20231027, whole genome shotgun sequence DNA includes these proteins:
- the parla gene encoding presenilin-associated rhomboid-like protein A, mitochondrial isoform X2, producing the protein MAWRGCVVKWTKTQFVRSTNTTSGSSRLNPYSQQRCGFRREAKRPDTKKGNVTKDSNPTPSEVVDGTPGKAVSPPPGPPPPVKVPRPTLFRPLMFTVGFTGCSFGAAAILQYESLKSRVQTAKEEAESDKSLQGSQDMAYWHNWWSQLTDFQKQLILLMSMVDDFWSSLTEGQKTVTGIIAINAVVLCCWRMPSMQRSMIKYFTSNPASRREQFLAVYLSAGVISTMVSYMCKTATGRLHPSLGASGAVMAVLAAVCAKVPEAKLGIILLPMVTFTAGNALKALIAIDTAGLILGWRLFDHAAHLGGALFGVWYVAYGHKVIWRKREPLVKLWHNIRSQGAGGGRPGGGAGP; encoded by the exons ATGGCGTGGAGAGGATGTGTTGTGAAATGGACCAAAACACAGTTCGTCAGATCCACCAACACAACTTCGGGAAGCTCCAG ACTCAACCCCTACAGCCAGCAGAGGTGCGGTTTCCGTCGGGAAGCCAAGAGGCCAGACACAAAGAAAGGGAATGTCACCAAAGACTCAAACCCCACACCCTCAGAGGTTGTTGATGGCACGCCAGGCAAGGCTGTGTCCCCTCCACCGGGGCCTCCGCCTCCTGTCAAAGTCCCCCGGCCCACGCTGTTCAGACCTCTGATGTTCACAGTAGGG TTTACAGGCTGCTCCTTTGGCGCGGCGGCCATCTTACAGTACGAGTCACTGAAGTCAAGAGTTCAGACTGCAAAGGAGGAGGCGGAGTCTGACAAATCGCTACAG GGGTCGCAGGACATGGCGTACTGGCATAACTGGTGGAGCCAGCTGACAGACTTCCAGAAACAGCTTATCCTCCTGATGTCCATGGTGGATGACTTCTGGAGCAGCCTCACCGAGGGACAGAAGACTGTCACTG GTATTATAGCAATAAATGCTGTAGTCCTGTGCTGCTGGCGGATGCCCTCCATGCAAAGATCCATGATAAAGTACTTTACCTCCAACCCAGCTTCCA GGAGGGAGCAGTTCCTTGCAGTCTACCTCTCTGCCG GTGTGATCTCCACCATGGTTAGCTACATGTGTAAGACAGCCACTGGACGTCTGCATCCCTCGTTAGGGGCG TCAGGTGCCGTCATGGCAGTCCTGGCTGCCGTCTGTGCAAAGGTGCCAGAGGCCAAACTAGGCATTATCCTCCTCCCCATGGTCACTTTCACAGCAGGGAAT GCTTTGAAAGCGCTCATTGCCATAGACACAGCAGGACTTATTTTGGGATGGCGGCTGTTTGATCATGCAGCTCACCTTGGTGGAGCCCTCTTTGGAGT ATGGTATGTAGCATATGGTCACAAAGTGatatggagaaagagggagcctCTTGTGAAGCTGTGGCACAACATCCGTTCTCAAGGTGCTGGTGGAGGCAGGCCGGGTGGTGGTGCGGGGCCCTGA
- the extl2 gene encoding exostosin-like 2, whose translation MRVPRGWLGLRRAYLVWPILLLLLVGAALTALLPPAEDRGGVGVLGVLRRVTPTRENPAPGHRVDSTREERFTIIIQTYNRTDVLLKLLNHYQAVPHLQQIIIVWNNVGEQTPQKLWGSLGPHPVPVVFKEQSTNRMRNRLQPFPEIDTDAVLMLDDDTLVSVPDISFAFSVWKQFPDQIVGFVPRKHVTTAGGVYSYGSFELQDPEMGGGDRYSMVLIGAAFFHHRYLQLFQDQPQAVHALVDETQNCDDIAMNFAVALYLGKQSRLSSSSRPSGSTNRPSGVFVKPVDLRNLEKDASSGYLGMWHRPEHLLQRSYCLNKLVQIYGSMPLCFSNLMLCQFGFPSYANHKTRG comes from the exons ATGAG GGTCCCCCGTGGCTGGCTGGGGCTCCGGCGAGCCTACCTGGTTTGGCCGATCCTCCTGCTGCTTCTGGTTGGTGCGGCCTTGACGGCTCTGCTGCCCCCCGCCGAGGACCGAGGAGGCGTCGGCGTCCTGGGAGTGCTGCGTAGGGTGACACCCACCAGGGAGAACCCCGCACCGGGCCATCGTGTTGACAGCACCAGGGAGGAGAGATTTACCATCATCATCCAAACTTATAACCGCACAGACGTTCTGCTCAAACTCCTGAACCATTACCAGGCAGTGCCTCACCTTCAGCAGATTATCATAGTCTGGAACAATGTCGGAGAGCAGACCCCCCAAAAGTTATGGGGCTCCCTGGGGCCCCATCCTGTGCCTGTGGTCTTCAAGGAGCAGAGTACCAATCGGATGCGCAATAGACTACAACCATTCCCTGAGATTGATACTGATG CTGTGTTGATGCTGGATGATGACACGCTGGTCAGCGTTCCTGACATCAGTTTTGCTTTCTCTGTCTGGAAG CAATTTCCAGACCAGATAGTTGGGTTTGTCCCCCGAAAACATGTCACCACGGCAGGAGGAGTGTATAGTTACGGCAGCTTTGAGCTGCAGGACCCAGAAATGGGTGGAGGTGACAG GTACTCCATGGTGTTGATTGGTGCTGCCTTTTTCCACCACCGCTACCTGCAGCTCTTCCAGGACCAACCTCAGGCAGTGCATGCGCTGGTAGACGAAACGCAGAACTGCGACGACATTGCCATGAACTTTGCTGTAGCGCTATATTTGGGGAAACAGTCCAGGCTGTCCAGCTCTTCCAGGCCCAGCGGCAGCACCAACAGGCCCTCGGGGGTCTTCGTCAAGCCTGTGGACCTCCGTAACCTGGAGAAGGACGCTAGCAGCGGGTACCTGGGCATGTGGCATCGTCCTGAACACCTGCTTCAGAGATCGTACTGTCTGAACAAGCTGGTGCAGATCTACGGCTCCATGCCGCTCTGCTTCTCCAACCTGATGCTCTGCCAGTTTGGCTTCCCAAGCTACGCCAACCACAAGACCAGGGGCTGA
- the parla gene encoding presenilin-associated rhomboid-like protein A, mitochondrial isoform X1, which produces MAWRGCVVKWTKTQFVRSTNTTSGSSRLNPYSQQRCGFRREAKRPDTKKGNVTKDSNPTPSEVVDGTPGKAVSPPPGPPPPVKVPRPTLFRPLMFTVGFTGCSFGAAAILQYESLKSRVQTAKEEAESDKSLQGSQDMAYWHNWWSQLTDFQKQLILLMSMVDDFWSSLTEGQKTVTGIIAINAVVLCCWRMPSMQRSMIKYFTSNPASKTKCLPMILSSFSHYSIIHMVANMYVLWTFSSSIVSLLGREQFLAVYLSAGVISTMVSYMCKTATGRLHPSLGASGAVMAVLAAVCAKVPEAKLGIILLPMVTFTAGNALKALIAIDTAGLILGWRLFDHAAHLGGALFGVWYVAYGHKVIWRKREPLVKLWHNIRSQGAGGGRPGGGAGP; this is translated from the exons ATGGCGTGGAGAGGATGTGTTGTGAAATGGACCAAAACACAGTTCGTCAGATCCACCAACACAACTTCGGGAAGCTCCAG ACTCAACCCCTACAGCCAGCAGAGGTGCGGTTTCCGTCGGGAAGCCAAGAGGCCAGACACAAAGAAAGGGAATGTCACCAAAGACTCAAACCCCACACCCTCAGAGGTTGTTGATGGCACGCCAGGCAAGGCTGTGTCCCCTCCACCGGGGCCTCCGCCTCCTGTCAAAGTCCCCCGGCCCACGCTGTTCAGACCTCTGATGTTCACAGTAGGG TTTACAGGCTGCTCCTTTGGCGCGGCGGCCATCTTACAGTACGAGTCACTGAAGTCAAGAGTTCAGACTGCAAAGGAGGAGGCGGAGTCTGACAAATCGCTACAG GGGTCGCAGGACATGGCGTACTGGCATAACTGGTGGAGCCAGCTGACAGACTTCCAGAAACAGCTTATCCTCCTGATGTCCATGGTGGATGACTTCTGGAGCAGCCTCACCGAGGGACAGAAGACTGTCACTG GTATTATAGCAATAAATGCTGTAGTCCTGTGCTGCTGGCGGATGCCCTCCATGCAAAGATCCATGATAAAGTACTTTACCTCCAACCCAGCTTCCA AAACAAAGTGCCTTCCCATGATCCTGTCCTCCTTTAGCCACTACTCCATTATCCACATGGTGGCCAACATGTATGTCCTGTGGACGTTCTCCTCCAGCATCGTCTCTCTCCTAGGGAGGGAGCAGTTCCTTGCAGTCTACCTCTCTGCCG GTGTGATCTCCACCATGGTTAGCTACATGTGTAAGACAGCCACTGGACGTCTGCATCCCTCGTTAGGGGCG TCAGGTGCCGTCATGGCAGTCCTGGCTGCCGTCTGTGCAAAGGTGCCAGAGGCCAAACTAGGCATTATCCTCCTCCCCATGGTCACTTTCACAGCAGGGAAT GCTTTGAAAGCGCTCATTGCCATAGACACAGCAGGACTTATTTTGGGATGGCGGCTGTTTGATCATGCAGCTCACCTTGGTGGAGCCCTCTTTGGAGT ATGGTATGTAGCATATGGTCACAAAGTGatatggagaaagagggagcctCTTGTGAAGCTGTGGCACAACATCCGTTCTCAAGGTGCTGGTGGAGGCAGGCCGGGTGGTGGTGCGGGGCCCTGA